A stretch of the Gracilinanus agilis isolate LMUSP501 chromosome 4, AgileGrace, whole genome shotgun sequence genome encodes the following:
- the LOC123247582 gene encoding 5-hydroxytryptamine receptor 3E-like → MTSFLWVNMVWDNPFISWNPEECGGLTKFSVAAKNLWLPDLFIIEFMDVDTTPTSLYAYVHSDGRIKYDKPMKVTSICNLDIFYFPFDEQNCTLTFSSFLYTVDHLVLGMEKEVWEITDNSRDVIRTQGEWELLGINKATPKLVVGSSLYDQIMFHVTIRRRPRLYVINLLLPSGFLIAIDALSFFLPVESGNRAPFKMTLLLGYTVFLLMMNDLLPSSGTPLISVYFALCLSLMVVSLLEAIFLTYLLNLITTQPPPMPLWLHSLLLHYLRATDCCNKKSQKEPKGSGPNLIHLPGLMEPGVTAAWVPGSSEARLNGDPGSTRAPLEQEAQGRPTANIFLYSFFPDLTSLSLKDPAQESHLIIVLS, encoded by the exons ATGACGTCCTTTCTCTGGGTGAATATG GTTTGGGATAATCCATTCATCAGCTGGAACCCAGAGGAATGTGGGGGCTTAACAAAGTTCAGTGTGGCAGCAAAGAACCTCTGGCTCCCGGACCTCTTCATCATAGAGTT CATGGACGTGGACACAACCCCAACCAGTCTCTATGCCTATGTGCACAGTGATGGCCGGATCAAATACGATAAACCTATGAAGGTGACCAGCATCTGTAACCTGGATATCTTCTACTTCCCCTTTGACGAGCAGAATTGTACCCTGACCTTCAGCTCTTTCCTGTATACAG TGGATCACCTGGTGCTGGGCATGGAAAAGGAAGTGTGGGAGATCACTGACAATTCTCGTGATGTCATTCGGACTCAAGGGGAATGGGAACTCCTGGGCATCAACAAAGCAACCCCAAAGTTGGTAGTGGGTTCCAGTCTTTATGACCAGATCATGTTCCAT gtgACCATCCGGCGCCGGCCCAGACTTTACGTCATAAATCTGCTGCTGCCCAGTGGATTTCTGATAGCAATCGATGCCCTGAGCTTCTTCCTGCCAGTTGAGAGTGGCAACCGAGCCCCTTTCAAGATGACTCTGCTCCTGGGATACACCGTCTTCCTACTCATGATGAATGATTTATTGCCATCCAGCGGCACCCCACTCATCA GTGTGTACTTTGCTCTGTGCTTGTCCCTGATGGTAGTCAGCCTGCTGGAGGCCATCTTCCTCACCTACCTGCTGAATCTGATTACTACACAGCCCCCTCCCATGCCCCTCTGGCTCCATTCACTGCTGCTGCACTACCTCCGAGCAACAGATTGCTGTAACAAGAAGTCTCAGAAAGAACCCAAGGGCTCTGGCCCCAACCTCATCCACCTGCCTG GGCTGATGGAGCCAGGGGTTACGGCAGCATGGGTGCCAGGCTCTAGCGAGGCCAGGCTAAATGGAGATCCCGGATCAACGAGGGCACCATTGGAACAGGAGGCCCAGGGGCGGCCGACAGCTAACAT ATTCCTCTACTCCTTCTTTCCAGACCTAACCTCTCTGTCCCTTAAGGATCCAGCCCAGGAGAGCCATCTAATCATTGTGTTGTCCTAA